One region of Thermococcus sp. M36 genomic DNA includes:
- a CDS encoding nucleotidyltransferase domain-containing protein, with amino-acid sequence MSIIEQLRRDFRPFRDDCMGILLYGSHARGEATERSDVDICLVKPKPGTYERVLEELGGKYDVKVFEELPLYIQIEVIRSHRVIYGDELELSEYFYRFRKLWKDMEHRVKENRFKSVREKVKLRRRAREKAKVLGKA; translated from the coding sequence GTGTCCATCATAGAGCAACTCCGCAGGGACTTCAGGCCCTTCAGAGATGACTGCATGGGGATACTCCTCTACGGCTCCCATGCCCGGGGAGAAGCGACGGAGCGGAGCGACGTTGATATTTGCCTGGTGAAGCCAAAACCGGGGACTTACGAGAGGGTTCTTGAAGAGCTCGGTGGAAAGTATGATGTTAAGGTCTTTGAGGAGCTTCCGCTCTACATCCAGATAGAGGTCATCAGAAGCCACAGGGTAATCTACGGCGACGAGCTTGAGCTTTCCGAGTACTTCTACCGGTTCAGAAAGCTCTGGAAAGACATGGAGCACCGTGTTAAGGAGAACCGGTTCAAGAGCGTGAGGGAGAAAGTAAAACTCAGGAGGCGTGCCCGTGAGAAGGCAAAGGTACTTGGAAAAGCTTGA
- a CDS encoding radical SAM protein, which translates to MSIGVHILSKQINENEYIAFDPMSKTVLIINRQEKNIIEKFQKGLPLSESEKYILKDILDFLTEKRENVSKQQFPPDGSPNMMVLMVSQLCNIKCKYCYAHSGTYNTPGIMKEGIGKRALDIASDLGVTSIQFYGGEPLTNFELISKLVEYGDKQGYSFKYGIITNGTLMDKEIGNFLKQHDFEVTISIDGPREINDLNRVYPTGKGTHDDILKAVDLLNELEVPLALEITYAP; encoded by the coding sequence GTGTCTATAGGGGTTCACATACTATCAAAACAGATTAACGAAAATGAATACATTGCATTCGATCCAATGAGTAAAACTGTCCTAATAATAAATAGACAAGAGAAAAATATAATAGAAAAATTTCAAAAAGGCCTTCCACTATCGGAATCTGAAAAATACATCCTTAAAGATATACTTGACTTTCTAACTGAAAAACGTGAAAATGTTTCCAAACAACAATTTCCACCAGATGGATCTCCCAATATGATGGTGTTAATGGTATCTCAACTTTGTAATATAAAATGCAAATACTGCTATGCTCATTCCGGTACGTATAACACCCCTGGAATTATGAAAGAAGGCATAGGAAAACGGGCCCTTGATATTGCAAGTGATCTAGGAGTAACAAGTATACAATTTTATGGTGGAGAACCACTAACTAATTTTGAGCTAATTTCCAAGCTAGTTGAGTATGGAGATAAACAGGGATATAGCTTCAAATATGGCATAATCACGAATGGAACATTGATGGATAAAGAGATAGGCAATTTTCTGAAACAACATGATTTTGAGGTCACAATAAGTATTGATGGACCAAGGGAGATAAACGACTTAAACAGAGTATACCCCACAGGCAAGGGGACGCATGATGATATCCTAAAAGCTGTGGACTTACTGAATGAGCTAGAAGTTCCTTTAGCATTAGAAATCACATATGCCCCGTAA
- a CDS encoding SPASM domain-containing protein — protein sequence MDGHRQVYEPTEQEVENMMVELVDYLFTKWEDEIQIREMGICMILRELLDPVYHVKKCICPEFPTRITVFHNGSVYPCHQVYLDKRFYLGHIMDREFKGTLQSQFKNVVDNFAMSNLYTNNNEQWMFSVCSFCKAHLMEVNGTYYLRYPNAYQKVLEHIIYNMATRNMKSIIHTLGGTIIE from the coding sequence GTGGATGGGCATCGACAAGTATACGAACCAACAGAACAAGAAGTTGAAAATATGATGGTAGAACTTGTAGACTACCTCTTTACAAAATGGGAAGACGAAATCCAAATACGAGAGATGGGAATCTGCATGATCCTTCGTGAGCTTTTAGATCCAGTCTACCATGTTAAAAAATGCATATGTCCTGAATTTCCAACTAGAATCACTGTATTCCACAATGGTAGTGTATACCCCTGCCACCAAGTGTATCTAGACAAACGCTTCTATCTGGGACATATAATGGACAGAGAGTTTAAGGGTACATTACAGAGCCAGTTCAAAAACGTAGTAGATAATTTTGCAATGTCTAATCTCTATACAAATAACAACGAACAATGGATGTTTAGTGTCTGTAGTTTTTGCAAAGCCCACCTAATGGAAGTCAATGGTACCTACTATCTAAGGTATCCAAACGCTTATCAAAAAGTACTAGAACATATCATATATAACATGGCCACTAGAAACATGAAATCCATCATACATACGCTGGGGGGAACTATAATTGAATAA